Proteins encoded in a region of the Nostoc sp. UHCC 0926 genome:
- a CDS encoding IS5 family transposase, producing the protein MSKSYPSDLTSEQWELLSTLIPLENPACRPRCVDLRAVINAIFYILCTGCAWRMMPHDFPNWQTVYYYFRKWRLDGTWEKMNHKLQQWVRVVEDREPNPSAAIIDSQSIEIGTMVSKAVGFDSGKRVKGRKRHFLVDYEF; encoded by the coding sequence ATGTCTAAATCATACCCAAGTGACCTCACTTCGGAACAATGGGAATTACTCTCGACCCTCATCCCTTTAGAAAATCCAGCGTGCCGTCCTCGTTGTGTTGACCTACGTGCAGTGATTAATGCCATCTTTTACATCCTTTGCACGGGTTGTGCGTGGCGAATGATGCCTCACGACTTTCCCAACTGGCAGACGGTGTATTATTACTTCCGCAAATGGCGCTTGGATGGCACATGGGAGAAGATGAACCATAAACTTCAGCAGTGGGTACGTGTTGTCGAAGACCGTGAACCCAACCCAAGTGCAGCAATAATTGATAGCCAATCGATAGAGATTGGAACGATGGTGTCAAAAGCGGTTGGTTTTGATTCAGGCAAGCGGGTCAAGGGACGTAAACGGCATTTTCTCGTTGACTACGAATTTTAG
- the ltrA gene encoding group II intron reverse transcriptase/maturase gives MKKSKTRHEPMVEWSQLNWCKLEKAVFKLQKRIFKASQRGDVKATRRLQKTLMKSWYAKCLAVRRVTQDNSGKNTAGVDGVKSLSPAARFRLVNNLKLGAKVKPTRRVWIPKPGTEEKRPLGIPVINDRALQALVKLALEPEWEARFEPNSYGFRAGRSCHDAIEAIFLSIKKKPKFVLDADIAKCFDRIDHEALLRKLNTSPTIRRQVRAWLKAGVMDGKQLFPTSEGTPQGGVISPLLANIALHGMEERIKEFAKTIELRNHKGYQVSWQSKAKSLSLIRYADDFVILHEDITVVQRCREIISEWLKDMGLELKPSKTRLIHTLNGYGEEKPGFHFLGFNIRQHLVGKYHSKQGFKTIITPSKEKQKIHYERVASIIEDHKAAPQVALIIRLNPVITGWSNYYSTVVSKAAYSGLDNLIYPKLKAWAQRRHPNKSGVWVSNKYWQTIGGDNWAFATRQKGQNPMRLRSHAETLIVRHVKVKGDASPYDGNLIYWSSRMGEHPEVSTRVATLLKAQKGKCTHCQLYFREEDVLEVDHKIPRSKGGKDEYKNLQILHKHCHDSKTAEDGSVAKCV, from the coding sequence ATGAAAAAGTCTAAAACACGGCACGAGCCGATGGTGGAATGGAGTCAGCTTAACTGGTGCAAGCTGGAAAAGGCTGTATTCAAGTTGCAAAAGCGCATATTCAAAGCTTCTCAACGTGGTGATGTTAAAGCAACGCGCAGACTCCAGAAGACGCTGATGAAGTCCTGGTACGCAAAGTGTTTAGCGGTGCGACGGGTAACCCAAGACAATTCCGGCAAAAATACAGCAGGAGTGGATGGGGTTAAATCCTTGTCCCCAGCAGCACGGTTTAGGCTGGTAAATAATCTGAAACTTGGGGCAAAGGTAAAACCGACACGTCGGGTTTGGATTCCCAAACCAGGAACGGAAGAGAAAAGACCTTTGGGAATACCCGTAATTAACGACCGAGCCTTGCAAGCGCTAGTCAAACTGGCATTAGAGCCAGAATGGGAAGCGCGATTTGAACCCAACTCATACGGGTTCAGAGCCGGACGCTCATGCCATGATGCGATTGAAGCAATATTTCTCAGTATCAAAAAGAAGCCCAAATTTGTGCTAGATGCTGATATTGCCAAATGTTTCGACCGCATCGACCATGAAGCACTGCTAAGAAAATTAAATACATCCCCCACCATTCGCCGACAAGTTCGTGCTTGGTTAAAAGCGGGGGTGATGGATGGTAAGCAGTTGTTTCCAACATCTGAGGGTACGCCGCAGGGTGGGGTTATTTCTCCACTACTAGCCAATATAGCTCTCCACGGGATGGAAGAACGGATAAAGGAATTTGCCAAGACTATAGAGTTGCGTAACCACAAAGGATATCAAGTAAGTTGGCAATCAAAAGCAAAAAGCCTAAGCCTAATCCGATATGCCGATGACTTTGTGATTCTCCACGAAGACATAACCGTAGTCCAAAGATGCAGAGAAATAATCTCTGAATGGTTAAAAGACATGGGACTAGAATTGAAGCCCTCAAAGACAAGACTAATACACACCCTTAATGGGTATGGGGAGGAAAAACCGGGGTTTCACTTTCTCGGTTTTAACATACGTCAGCATCTGGTGGGTAAATACCACTCAAAACAGGGTTTCAAGACAATCATCACCCCAAGCAAGGAAAAGCAAAAGATACATTATGAGCGAGTGGCTAGTATCATCGAAGACCATAAAGCAGCGCCTCAAGTGGCGTTAATAATCCGATTAAACCCGGTAATCACAGGATGGTCAAACTACTACTCAACAGTGGTAAGTAAGGCTGCTTACTCTGGCTTAGATAATCTCATATATCCAAAGCTGAAGGCTTGGGCGCAACGCCGCCACCCCAATAAATCCGGGGTATGGGTGTCAAATAAATATTGGCAAACCATAGGTGGTGATAATTGGGCATTCGCAACCAGGCAAAAGGGTCAAAACCCGATGCGGTTACGGTCACACGCCGAAACTTTAATAGTTAGGCATGTGAAAGTTAAAGGCGACGCCAGTCCCTACGACGGCAACCTAATTTACTGGAGTTCTAGAATGGGAGAACACCCAGAAGTATCAACAAGAGTTGCAACGCTTTTGAAGGCTCAGAAAGGGAAATGTACCCACTGCCAATTGTACTTCCGAGAAGAAGATGTACTGGAGGTTGACCATAAAATCCCCCGCAGTAAAGGGGGAAAAGACGAATACAAAAACCTTCAGATATTACACAAACATTGCCATGACAGCAAAACAGCCGAAGACGGTTCGGTTGCGAAGTGCGTTTGA
- a CDS encoding TrbI/VirB10 family protein, translating into MTNSNQNHEFEYLNENSADFSPEFNSTNGNHRSTQTTLVADDDISPEEEQLLAGYNPTASHLISEEYRLKQDTEGAVERPLAEKPSVRLGSVVGLVGMVIGSVALIWFGFLQPKPPVKQIVQTPTTSPKGEPVLDESAELKSRLAFQDQRQQLKVEPVAAKSPSPTLQNKPKPKPSQPQETFSPRTTPTSRITPITPVRISQPAPPVVRYISPNSVSYQASTPIRQPERNVDPFQQWSQLASLGQSQIGNSKVAETQSEVAVNTQTPTGLKSTARTSISTPEDPGIQTVLIGSKSTDSKTDNLTPGMVGILNRTPVATTNLNVNETKEVALGTSAPGRIIMPMIWDQGGNNPSDRFAIELTKPLTATDGTVALPAGTVFVTKTVAVGKKNNLVSASAIALIYPDSQGTVKQETIAAETFLIRGRGQQPLIAKKLNDVGTDIAQQDLLVGLLSSLGKVGSIVNQPRTQSSTVVSSGTFNQSTITTNSNPQIWAAALEGFFSPVSERLSRRSDQAVQELLQRPNIQFLPEGTEVSVVVNSFLKVEK; encoded by the coding sequence ATGACCAATTCAAATCAAAACCATGAATTTGAATACCTAAACGAAAATTCTGCTGATTTTTCGCCGGAATTCAACAGTACTAACGGCAATCATCGCTCTACCCAAACCACTTTGGTGGCTGATGATGATATCAGCCCTGAAGAGGAGCAGTTGTTGGCAGGTTATAACCCTACTGCAAGTCACCTCATTTCCGAAGAATATCGCTTGAAACAAGATACAGAAGGAGCGGTAGAGCGACCTTTAGCAGAAAAACCTAGTGTGCGACTAGGTTCGGTAGTTGGCTTAGTCGGAATGGTTATTGGCTCTGTAGCACTGATCTGGTTTGGATTTCTCCAACCGAAACCTCCTGTCAAACAAATAGTCCAAACCCCTACGACATCTCCAAAAGGCGAACCAGTTTTAGATGAATCTGCCGAACTCAAAAGCAGATTAGCGTTTCAAGACCAACGGCAACAACTTAAAGTAGAACCTGTTGCTGCTAAATCCCCAAGTCCAACCCTACAAAATAAACCTAAACCAAAGCCATCTCAACCTCAAGAGACTTTTTCACCGCGCACAACTCCTACATCACGCATAACACCAATAACTCCTGTAAGAATTTCTCAACCTGCGCCCCCAGTAGTGCGGTATATTTCTCCAAATTCTGTAAGTTATCAAGCTTCAACACCAATACGACAGCCTGAAAGAAATGTCGATCCTTTCCAGCAGTGGAGCCAACTAGCTAGCCTGGGACAGTCTCAAATCGGTAACTCTAAAGTAGCTGAAACTCAGTCAGAAGTTGCTGTTAACACTCAAACTCCAACAGGCTTGAAATCAACAGCTAGGACATCCATTTCCACTCCCGAAGACCCTGGTATTCAAACAGTTTTAATTGGCTCCAAAAGCACTGACAGTAAAACTGATAACTTGACTCCAGGAATGGTAGGTATTCTCAATCGCACCCCTGTAGCTACAACCAATCTCAATGTCAATGAAACAAAAGAGGTAGCACTGGGTACATCTGCCCCAGGTAGAATTATCATGCCGATGATTTGGGATCAGGGAGGGAATAATCCCAGCGATCGCTTTGCTATCGAGTTAACCAAACCTCTCACAGCCACAGATGGCACGGTGGCACTCCCGGCTGGTACTGTTTTCGTTACTAAAACAGTGGCAGTAGGTAAAAAGAATAACTTGGTATCTGCTAGTGCGATCGCGCTTATTTACCCTGACTCCCAAGGCACAGTCAAACAGGAAACCATTGCGGCTGAGACTTTTTTAATTCGCGGTCGAGGACAGCAACCGTTAATTGCTAAAAAGCTGAATGATGTGGGGACAGATATTGCCCAACAAGATTTATTAGTTGGATTACTCAGTAGTTTGGGTAAAGTGGGAAGCATAGTGAATCAGCCCCGTACTCAATCTAGCACTGTTGTTTCTAGTGGCACTTTTAATCAAAGTACTATTACTACTAACTCTAATCCTCAGATTTGGGCGGCGGCGCTAGAAGGCTTCTTTAGTCCAGTCAGTGAACGTTTGTCTAGACGCTCTGACCAAGCAGTGCAGGAATTATTACAACGTCCAAATATCCAGTTTTTACCTGAAGGTACAGAAGTCTCGGTTGTCGTCAATAGTTTTTTGAAAGTTGAAAAATGA
- a CDS encoding non-ribosomal peptide synthetase, whose translation MNSKSLNIKALLPGENSELKRLKDYWEKQLAGELPLLELPASLPRSPLTAFNGSSLSFVISNKLTGLLKKLVISQSVSLENLLLAAFKVLLYRYTSEKDILVGLILTQSDKCKFERVVDNFANKIVVSRDLISEGISFNKFLSQVNHTVLEITEYQDYPFDLLVKQLHSKSNSSHSPICQASFAFQKTNEQENISEYEELAQPKVEFDLSLEVIQFSESLLGYFKYNSNLLDGVMVAQISEHFQNLLESIVSNPEQSVAQLPLLSEREREKILVDWNATQTGYDLAICLHQLIEAQVERTPDAIAVSFAGEQLTYDELNRKANQLAHYLQTLGVKPEVLVGICIERSLEMLVGLLGILKAGAAYLPLDPCYPQERLELILSDSQVSLLLTDNQKLFVDDEQRKVVCLRTNLENIVTHSKDNPAPRATAKSLAYVIYTSGSTGKPKGVEIPHGAVVNFLKSMQYEPGITASDVLLAVTTISFDIAALELYLPLITGAKVVLATRKVASDGRLLRDIIDTTGTTVMQATPASWRMMLAAGWSGSPQLKILCGGEGLTSDLAKQLLEKGAAVWNLYGPTETTIWSTVFQVEATKLSHALAPIGRPIANTQIYILDSHLQPVPTGVMGELYIGGVGVARGYLNRPELTAERFIVNPFSFSSYFYKTGDLVRYFDDGIIEYVSRIDNQVKIRGFRIELGEIENTLSTHPQVQEAVVITQSDRPEQIQIVAYLTVQQGQPTPDTLRDFLRQKLPDYMVPTAFVILDKLPLTPSGKINRRALPKPTVSSFTQHNEFVAPRNDTERGLAKIWSEILNIQPVGIKDNFFEIGGNSLSAIHLIASIEQQFAKELPLSAVLTNPTIEEFANLLDTSGYTFDRSLLIPIQPKGNKQPFFCVHPAGGHVICYLKLAQHLSTDQPFYGLQAQGFYGKEEPLTRVEDMAHLYIQAIQKFQPQGPYSIGGWSFGGVVAYEMAQQLHKQGHEVSLLAILDSYVPILLDKNKKIDALYLVGVLSRYFGGMLGQDNLIMPDEIKHLSINEQINYILDKAVKVKILPPSNQSQQNRRILDVLVATLKATYSYVQQPYPGKVTVFRATEKHIMAPDPTLVWVELFSIMDAENIKIVDVSGNHYTCILEPHIQVLAERLKSYLYE comes from the coding sequence ATGAATAGTAAATCATTAAATATAAAAGCATTACTTCCTGGAGAAAATTCTGAACTCAAAAGGCTGAAAGATTATTGGGAAAAACAGTTAGCCGGAGAATTACCTTTACTGGAGTTACCTGCTAGTTTGCCTCGTTCTCCTCTAACAGCATTTAATGGTTCTTCCTTGAGTTTTGTGATTAGTAATAAATTAACTGGCTTACTAAAAAAACTGGTAATTAGTCAAAGTGTTAGCCTTGAAAACCTTCTTTTAGCAGCGTTTAAAGTTTTGCTTTACCGTTACACGAGTGAAAAAGATATTCTGGTAGGATTGATACTAACTCAGTCAGATAAATGCAAATTTGAAAGAGTTGTTGACAATTTTGCTAACAAAATAGTTGTTTCACGGGATTTGATTTCAGAAGGTATTTCATTTAATAAGTTCCTGAGTCAGGTTAATCATACAGTTTTAGAAATAACAGAGTATCAAGATTATCCGTTTGATTTATTGGTAAAACAATTACACTCAAAGTCTAACTCAAGTCATTCACCTATTTGTCAAGCTTCGTTCGCTTTTCAGAAGACAAATGAACAGGAAAATATATCAGAATACGAGGAACTAGCCCAGCCAAAAGTAGAGTTTGATTTAAGTTTGGAAGTCATCCAGTTTTCTGAATCATTGCTAGGTTATTTTAAGTACAATAGCAATCTGTTAGATGGAGTGATGGTTGCTCAGATTAGCGAACATTTCCAAAATTTACTGGAAAGTATTGTCTCAAATCCAGAGCAATCAGTAGCTCAGTTACCATTGCTGAGTGAGAGGGAACGAGAGAAAATACTGGTTGATTGGAATGCAACTCAGACCGGTTATGACCTGGCGATCTGTCTCCACCAATTAATTGAAGCACAGGTAGAGCGAACACCAGATGCGATCGCAGTCTCTTTTGCAGGAGAACAGCTTACCTATGATGAACTGAACAGAAAAGCAAATCAACTAGCGCACTACTTACAAACACTGGGAGTTAAACCAGAGGTATTAGTGGGTATCTGTATTGAGCGTTCTTTAGAGATGCTAGTAGGACTTTTGGGTATCTTGAAAGCTGGCGCAGCTTACCTACCCTTAGATCCATGCTATCCACAAGAACGCTTGGAATTAATCTTATCTGATTCTCAGGTGTCATTGTTACTGACTGATAATCAAAAGTTATTTGTTGATGATGAACAAAGGAAAGTTGTCTGTTTACGTACAAACCTGGAAAATATTGTAACTCATAGCAAAGACAATCCTGCACCACGTGCAACGGCTAAAAGTCTAGCTTATGTTATTTATACCTCCGGCTCAACTGGTAAGCCGAAAGGAGTAGAAATTCCTCACGGCGCTGTGGTCAATTTCTTAAAATCCATGCAGTATGAACCCGGAATAACAGCCTCAGATGTACTTTTGGCAGTGACTACAATATCATTTGATATTGCTGCCTTAGAGCTATATTTACCCCTAATTACGGGGGCTAAGGTGGTATTAGCTACCCGAAAAGTAGCTAGTGATGGTAGGCTGCTCAGAGATATTATTGATACTACTGGTACTACAGTTATGCAAGCCACACCAGCTAGTTGGCGGATGATGCTTGCAGCTGGATGGAGTGGTTCTCCTCAATTAAAAATTCTCTGCGGTGGGGAAGGTTTAACTAGTGACTTGGCAAAGCAATTATTAGAAAAAGGTGCTGCTGTATGGAATCTGTACGGACCGACTGAAACGACCATTTGGTCTACTGTCTTTCAGGTAGAAGCTACGAAACTATCTCATGCGTTAGCTCCCATCGGTCGTCCCATTGCCAACACACAAATTTACATATTAGATTCTCACCTCCAACCAGTCCCCACAGGAGTTATGGGGGAATTGTATATAGGTGGTGTTGGGGTTGCACGGGGATACCTCAACCGTCCTGAACTCACTGCTGAACGGTTTATTGTTAATCCTTTCTCATTTAGTTCCTATTTTTACAAAACCGGAGATTTAGTTCGTTACTTCGATGATGGCATCATTGAATACGTTAGTCGAATAGATAATCAAGTAAAAATTCGGGGTTTTCGGATCGAACTTGGGGAAATAGAAAACACTCTTTCTACTCATCCACAGGTGCAAGAAGCGGTTGTGATTACCCAATCTGATCGACCAGAACAAATACAAATAGTCGCTTATCTCACTGTTCAACAAGGGCAACCAACGCCTGATACCCTGCGTGATTTCCTCAGACAGAAGCTACCAGATTATATGGTGCCAACAGCTTTTGTCATATTAGACAAATTACCCTTAACTCCCAGTGGAAAAATAAATCGTCGCGCTTTGCCAAAGCCAACAGTTTCTAGCTTCACCCAGCACAATGAATTTGTCGCACCGCGCAACGATACCGAACGGGGACTGGCAAAAATCTGGTCAGAGATTTTAAACATTCAGCCAGTAGGTATTAAAGATAATTTCTTTGAAATCGGTGGAAATTCTCTTTCAGCAATCCACTTAATAGCTTCAATTGAGCAGCAGTTTGCTAAGGAATTACCCTTATCAGCAGTCCTCACCAATCCCACCATTGAAGAGTTTGCAAACCTTCTTGATACCAGTGGATATACTTTTGATCGCTCCCTCCTGATCCCCATTCAACCAAAAGGTAACAAACAACCATTTTTCTGCGTACATCCCGCAGGAGGTCATGTCATCTGCTATTTAAAACTCGCGCAGCATCTAAGTACTGATCAACCGTTTTATGGTTTGCAAGCGCAAGGGTTTTATGGAAAAGAAGAACCATTAACGCGAGTTGAGGATATGGCACACCTCTATATCCAAGCAATTCAAAAATTTCAGCCTCAAGGTCCGTACTCTATTGGAGGATGGTCATTTGGGGGAGTTGTGGCGTATGAAATGGCGCAGCAATTACATAAACAGGGACATGAAGTCTCTTTGTTGGCAATACTAGATTCTTATGTTCCAATTCTCTTAGATAAAAATAAGAAAATTGACGCTCTATATTTGGTTGGCGTTCTTTCCAGGTATTTTGGCGGAATGTTAGGTCAGGATAATTTGATAATGCCTGATGAAATCAAACACTTGAGTATTAACGAACAAATCAACTACATTCTTGACAAGGCGGTAAAAGTTAAGATATTACCGCCATCAAATCAAAGTCAACAAAACCGACGCATTCTCGATGTATTAGTTGCAACTCTAAAAGCAACTTATTCCTATGTGCAACAGCCATATCCAGGAAAAGTCACCGTATTTAGAGCTACAGAAAAGCATATCATGGCTCCTGATCCAACTCTTGTGTGGGTGGAATTATTCTCTATCATGGATGCAGAAAATATTAAAATTGTTGATGTTTCCGGTAATCACTACACATGCATTTTGGAACCTCATATACAAGTCTTAGCAGAACGCTTGAAATCATATCTATACGAATAA
- a CDS encoding DUF938 domain-containing protein codes for MTPQHARQYAPATGRNREPILEILLQVLPESGTILEIASGTGEHAVFFASRLKDCLWLPTDTSPQSRASIIAWTEHFGCNNVYTPLELDVTEPVWAVENDPLIDWSNTEPIVAIVNINMIHISPWSACLGLMAGAGRILKAGGILYLYGPFKQGYEHTAPSNAAFDEYLRAQNREWGVRNLDDVVEAARAEHFISKQIYQMPANNLSLVFERSI; via the coding sequence ATGACACCACAACATGCAAGACAATACGCACCAGCAACTGGGCGCAACCGTGAACCAATTTTAGAAATACTTTTGCAGGTATTGCCGGAAAGTGGCACCATTTTAGAAATAGCAAGTGGTACTGGTGAACACGCAGTCTTTTTTGCGTCCAGGCTCAAGGATTGTTTGTGGCTACCAACAGATACAAGTCCGCAATCAAGAGCCAGCATTATTGCATGGACTGAACATTTTGGATGTAATAATGTTTATACACCGCTTGAGCTTGATGTAACAGAACCAGTTTGGGCAGTGGAGAATGATCCATTAATTGATTGGTCTAATACCGAGCCAATTGTCGCCATTGTCAACATCAATATGATTCACATTTCACCTTGGTCAGCTTGTCTGGGGCTAATGGCAGGGGCAGGTCGTATCCTAAAAGCAGGAGGTATCCTCTATTTATATGGGCCTTTTAAACAAGGTTACGAACATACAGCACCGAGTAATGCAGCTTTTGACGAATATTTACGTGCCCAAAACCGAGAATGGGGTGTGCGAAACTTGGATGATGTAGTGGAAGCAGCTAGGGCAGAACATTTCATCAGTAAACAGATTTACCAAATGCCAGCAAATAATCTTTCACTAGTGTTTGAACGTTCAATATAG
- a CDS encoding transposase — protein MVSILAHAQNLVYTLLSLMPSTYQQENLEAMLGLFLQSEGYPLPEHSKSKSASALSRFLNIYNWSTISVIRTTRNRVIKEILSQRTLGRKPFLQVIIDLTTLEKFGKFKGFENLIRVYNGKRGLHLVVVYLVVGRWRVPWSFRVWKGKGTPSPAQLGLKMVKCLPKKLTKHFQVMVLVDTAFGSVEFIHGVRKRKYHIIAGIACTRKLIDGRCVAQLHKRGQQLRLRGLKFPVYVSWYYFKRDDGKYVKRFVISTKALKASTISWWGKRRWRIEGWFKTAKHRFGLHRFGQGTLLGVYRCLVLSLISYILAHWAYLSTAIASTNLPDWGQAAEIAFQTIFPQLVVLLLLQDIERLRELALSQGIDIQISRCKI, from the coding sequence ATGGTTTCAATTCTTGCCCACGCCCAAAATTTAGTTTACACCTTGCTGTCATTGATGCCTTCTACTTACCAACAAGAAAATCTTGAAGCAATGTTGGGATTGTTCTTGCAGTCAGAGGGGTATCCTCTACCTGAGCACAGTAAAAGTAAGTCAGCCAGCGCCTTAAGTCGATTTCTCAACATCTACAATTGGTCAACTATAAGTGTAATTCGTACCACCCGTAACCGTGTTATTAAGGAGATTTTGTCGCAGCGGACTTTAGGACGTAAACCATTTCTACAAGTGATTATTGACCTAACAACTCTGGAAAAGTTTGGCAAGTTTAAGGGATTTGAAAATTTAATCCGCGTATACAACGGAAAACGAGGTTTACACTTGGTTGTGGTGTATTTGGTTGTAGGTCGGTGGCGAGTTCCCTGGAGTTTTCGCGTCTGGAAGGGAAAAGGGACTCCGTCCCCGGCACAATTGGGACTAAAAATGGTCAAATGCTTGCCCAAAAAACTAACAAAGCACTTCCAGGTGATGGTTCTTGTAGATACAGCCTTTGGTAGTGTGGAATTTATACACGGTGTCCGAAAGCGGAAATACCATATAATTGCTGGGATCGCTTGTACCCGTAAGTTAATAGATGGGCGCTGTGTTGCTCAACTACATAAACGTGGACAACAACTTCGCTTGAGGGGTTTGAAATTTCCTGTCTATGTATCCTGGTACTATTTTAAACGTGATGATGGTAAATATGTCAAACGATTTGTCATTTCAACCAAAGCTCTCAAAGCTAGTACTATTTCTTGGTGGGGTAAACGACGGTGGCGAATAGAGGGTTGGTTTAAAACTGCGAAACACCGTTTCGGGTTACATCGGTTTGGGCAGGGGACACTTTTAGGCGTTTATCGTTGCTTGGTATTGTCCCTGATTTCTTATATTTTGGCACACTGGGCTTATTTATCCACAGCGATCGCTTCTACAAACCTACCTGATTGGGGACAAGCAGCAGAAATCGCATTCCAAACTATATTTCCACAATTGGTAGTGTTACTTCTTTTACAAGACATTGAACGCCTGAGAGAACTGGCACTTAGTCAAGGAATTGACATTCAAATTTCCAGGTGCAAGATATGA
- a CDS encoding DUF6444 domain-containing protein: MNQSLPQDLDRESLNQLSKEELVEIIIEQSKVIGELQKIIVELQQEIEHLKVSRDLDSKNSSKPPSGDILKKLPKKRNQIIPKENQAGSQDIKEKRVRVLVE, encoded by the coding sequence ATGAACCAAAGCCTGCCTCAAGATTTAGACCGAGAAAGCTTGAACCAGCTATCGAAAGAAGAACTGGTAGAGATAATTATTGAGCAGAGTAAGGTGATAGGTGAATTACAGAAAATAATCGTAGAGCTACAGCAAGAAATAGAGCATTTAAAAGTCAGTAGAGATTTAGACAGTAAAAATTCATCGAAACCACCGTCTGGAGACATCCTGAAAAAGCTCCCCAAGAAGAGGAATCAAATCATCCCAAAAGAAAACCAGGCGGGCAGCCAGGACATCAAGGAAAAACGCGTAAGGGTTTTGGTAGAATAG
- a CDS encoding HNH endonuclease: MSTSRYPQNWKEIATSIKESFDWRCTRCNRVCLRPGQKPPELTLSQRRVYTLQVHHFNFDPSDNRLENLAPLCSGCHLYYHRFRRGNISPGQLSLFK; the protein is encoded by the coding sequence ATGAGTACCAGCCGCTATCCCCAGAATTGGAAAGAAATCGCCACCTCTATCAAAGAATCTTTTGATTGGCGCTGTACTAGATGCAATCGCGTTTGCCTGCGTCCTGGACAAAAGCCACCAGAGCTAACTTTATCCCAGCGCCGAGTCTATACACTTCAGGTACACCACTTTAATTTTGATCCTTCTGACAATCGCTTAGAAAATCTTGCCCCGTTATGTAGTGGCTGTCATCTTTACTACCATCGATTCCGACGAGGCAATATTTCTCCTGGTCAATTGTCATTGTTCAAATGA
- a CDS encoding IS66 family transposase — protein MQLPGLHNQAIGETFVDLIDEAFRNHSQWFQTLDSFSYNDWVNQFKSKLQHTLNQWIDKAGAKAGHLLRSLCDKANQWWYFLDYPEVPPDNNQAERSLRLAVTKRKISGGSRSMERFQHTAYLLTVVQTCRRQGRSVINFFAQALLADSINCQSCPSLLPKY, from the coding sequence ATTCAACTTCCAGGTCTTCACAACCAAGCTATTGGCGAAACATTTGTTGATTTAATTGATGAAGCCTTTAGGAATCACTCTCAATGGTTCCAGACACTTGACTCCTTCAGTTACAACGATTGGGTCAATCAATTCAAATCTAAGTTGCAGCACACACTTAATCAGTGGATTGACAAGGCAGGAGCAAAAGCCGGCCACCTTTTACGTTCTTTGTGCGATAAAGCTAATCAATGGTGGTATTTCCTTGACTATCCTGAAGTTCCTCCTGATAACAATCAGGCTGAACGCTCGCTGCGTTTGGCTGTGACAAAACGCAAGATTAGTGGCGGCTCCCGTTCAATGGAAAGGTTTCAACACACTGCCTATTTATTGACGGTGGTGCAAACTTGTCGTCGTCAAGGTAGATCTGTGATCAATTTTTTTGCACAAGCTTTACTGGCTGACTCTATTAATTGTCAATCTTGTCCGTCCCTACTTCCTAAATATTAG